In a single window of the Streptomyces sp. NBC_01298 genome:
- a CDS encoding immunity 49 family protein produces MASHEVDAQQMAQALEDIKRRTFGRWHTMQYGGIRLDDLGAMRDELLDHAAAQLASASEPGTPLFEVLRTAAECALGLLSVGCFPDGDQEIRFPFIDEQISSEDTAFSDLITEAPTATHWVETFELCLISGLVWEWRRVIGPLLREDYAPAIRSGVPYSPFNSVSQPADLAQMDALARYLTLSPGHRPSDWPTVALCMPDADERAEAGLRLDAAGPLSPDQSLLRCLLNDDQPAFEEALATRLNEHRDGLGDAPAPRTMLPLAPLALAALAVQVHGWQLDVHSAYLPQVLLGSTDALPRAAAAGENNLGGWAAR; encoded by the coding sequence GTGGCCTCTCATGAGGTGGACGCCCAGCAGATGGCCCAGGCGCTCGAGGACATCAAGCGGCGGACCTTCGGACGCTGGCACACCATGCAGTACGGGGGCATACGCCTGGACGACCTGGGGGCGATGCGCGACGAACTTCTCGACCACGCCGCCGCCCAGCTCGCCAGCGCCTCCGAGCCCGGCACGCCCCTGTTCGAGGTGCTGCGCACCGCCGCGGAATGCGCCCTCGGGCTGCTCAGCGTGGGCTGCTTCCCCGATGGTGACCAGGAGATCCGCTTCCCGTTCATCGACGAGCAGATCAGCAGCGAAGACACGGCCTTCAGCGATCTCATCACCGAGGCCCCCACGGCAACTCACTGGGTGGAGACCTTCGAGCTCTGCCTGATCAGCGGCCTGGTCTGGGAATGGAGGCGGGTCATCGGCCCCCTGCTGCGAGAGGACTACGCACCAGCAATCCGCAGCGGCGTGCCGTACTCGCCGTTCAACTCGGTCTCCCAGCCAGCAGACCTAGCCCAGATGGACGCCCTGGCCCGGTACCTGACCCTCTCGCCGGGGCACCGCCCCAGCGACTGGCCGACGGTCGCCCTCTGCATGCCGGACGCGGATGAGCGAGCCGAGGCAGGCCTGCGGCTGGATGCGGCAGGCCCCCTCTCGCCCGACCAGAGCCTGCTCCGGTGCCTCCTCAACGATGACCAACCTGCCTTCGAGGAGGCGCTGGCCACCCGCCTCAACGAGCACCGTGACGGCCTCGGCGATGCCCCCGCCCCCAGGACGATGCTGCCCCTCGCTCCCCTCGCCCTCGCCGCCCTCGCAGTCCAGGTCCACGGCTGGCAGCTGGACGTCCACTCCGCCTATCTGCCCCAGGTGTTGCTGGGATCCACAGACGCACTGCCCCGAGCGGCCGCCGCCGGCGAGAACAACCTCGGAGGCTGGGCCGCACGCTGA
- a CDS encoding GNAT family N-acetyltransferase, whose protein sequence is MPTRALYAAEPIAPQTVPWSYEHAATETITRPATLADYDAVNQLHDRSSLASRFARYQSARRDLRFAEWSHLTNPDRASSWVSHPRHDPQDIVATMNLVRTTDASTAELGLLIEDGWQGRGLGTALAAQARAAARNLGCSSLVVMTGADNVRMLKIMRGLGATPARTGGTTLDFSLSVA, encoded by the coding sequence GTGCCCACCCGCGCCCTCTACGCCGCCGAGCCCATCGCGCCGCAAACCGTGCCCTGGAGCTACGAGCACGCCGCAACCGAGACGATCACGAGACCCGCCACACTCGCCGATTACGATGCCGTCAACCAGCTCCACGACCGCAGCTCCCTGGCATCGCGCTTCGCCCGGTACCAGAGCGCCCGCCGGGACCTTCGCTTCGCCGAGTGGAGCCACCTCACCAATCCGGACCGGGCCAGCTCATGGGTCTCCCACCCGCGGCACGACCCCCAGGACATCGTGGCCACGATGAACCTGGTCCGCACCACGGACGCCAGCACGGCCGAGCTCGGCCTTCTCATCGAAGACGGCTGGCAGGGGCGGGGGCTCGGAACCGCACTCGCAGCCCAGGCACGCGCGGCAGCCCGGAACCTAGGGTGCTCCTCCCTGGTCGTCATGACGGGTGCGGACAACGTCCGGATGCTCAAGATCATGCGCGGGCTCGGAGCCACACCCGCCCGCACCGGGGGCACAACCCTCGACTTCTCCCTCTCGGTGGCGTGA
- a CDS encoding alpha/beta fold hydrolase: MPLLEPQPQRLSRPDGTDLAVYQRDPIEDTADVSVVFVHGWQASARVWNDVLSRTTLDGRLRVVTYDQRGHGASTHGRAPADISVLARDLAAVLRAHAADLPVVLAGHSMGAMTVMMHALLSAPVASPQVAGVLLASPSSGRLDLRRHDQPALTRALGSARSVIASACATAPRPVQYLRNTLRPSHEPRPPLDVAAAWYRAILSYDVSGSLDALANAPVHLVTGAQDRLIPPIHTCRLAAELPHARVHVAEGAGHGLPGERPDLVADLLRELVTGARTQLTLPGHGEGRSQLLTA, from the coding sequence GTGCCGCTCCTGGAACCGCAGCCCCAGCGGCTGAGCCGACCTGACGGCACCGACCTTGCCGTCTACCAGCGGGACCCGATCGAGGACACCGCCGACGTCTCTGTGGTCTTCGTGCACGGATGGCAGGCCTCCGCCCGGGTCTGGAACGACGTCCTCAGCCGCACGACTCTCGACGGCCGACTGCGCGTAGTCACATACGACCAGCGCGGGCACGGCGCATCGACCCACGGCCGCGCTCCGGCAGATATCAGCGTCCTCGCCCGCGACCTGGCCGCCGTCCTCAGGGCGCATGCCGCAGACCTCCCCGTCGTCCTTGCCGGACATTCCATGGGCGCCATGACGGTCATGATGCACGCCCTCCTGTCCGCCCCCGTGGCTTCACCCCAGGTCGCAGGTGTCCTGCTGGCCAGCCCCAGCAGCGGACGCCTCGACCTACGACGTCACGACCAGCCAGCGCTCACCCGGGCCCTCGGAAGCGCGCGCAGTGTCATCGCCAGCGCCTGCGCCACCGCTCCGCGCCCTGTTCAGTACCTCCGCAACACCCTGCGCCCCTCCCATGAACCGCGGCCCCCACTGGATGTCGCCGCCGCCTGGTACCGGGCGATCCTCAGCTACGACGTATCGGGCTCACTGGACGCACTCGCCAATGCCCCTGTCCACCTGGTTACCGGCGCCCAGGACAGACTCATCCCTCCGATCCACACCTGCCGTCTGGCCGCCGAGCTCCCGCACGCCCGCGTACACGTCGCCGAAGGCGCCGGACACGGCCTCCCGGGCGAGCGCCCGGACCTCGTCGCGGACCTACTGCGAGAACTGGTCACCGGCGCACGTACGCAGCTCACCCTCCCAGGCCACGGAGAAGGCCGCTCGCAGCTGCTGACGGCATAG